The region TCCTTCTATCCCAGTTACTCCAATAGTTTCCCTCTAGAGATAGGTTCCATTTATTGCCAGTAACGGCGTCATATGCCTGACAACTTCCACTAACTCCTCGACTTGCTCCTCGATTTCCAATAAAGTGGTTGTGATGGATCGTGTTACCTGTCGTACCGCTGTCTGTTAGATACACGCCATAGTTTGTATTATTACAAATTCGATTATAACTTATCAGATTATTCTTACTGTTTGTTTTTAGAAAAGTGCCATAGTTATTCTGAGATATGTTGTTGTTAGTCATTTGATTATTCATAGATGAGGACATATAAATTCCATATGAACCTCCTTGTAAGATTATGTTATTGGTTATTGTGTTACTGTTTGACGACGTGAGATAGATATTTGCAAATGAATTGGCTGTAATCGTATTTTGAGATATTGAATTATTGGCAGAAAATGAGAAATATATCCCATATGAATTCTCAGATAATTTGTTTAGTGTTATAGTGTTGTATACGCTTTCGCTTGAGTAAACTCCTGTGGTAGTTCCTGTTACATTGTTATCTATTACCTGAGTGTATTGTGCATACATTAGAGCTATCCCGTACGTTGTACTCATTACAACATTATCTTCAACAGTGATCTGAAAGGAATTCTCTACACTCACACCATAATAAGCGTTGTTCCAAAGTGTATTGCCACTGATGATATTAGAGAAAGAGCCAGAATATGCGTATATCCCATATCTGCAATTTGTGCAAATGTTATTTTGGATTCTTCCATTTGTAACATTTGAAATTGCAATTCCTGCACCATACGGGTCTGTAATGTTCAGAGTAGCATTTGTCAGGTAGCAATATTGAATTACGAAATATACATCTGTATTTGACACCCATATACAGTACGAGCCTCCATATCCATTTATATCGTAGTTTTCGATAACGTAGGGGTTTCTTGTTGTTCCATCGCCAGGCCAACCATTTTGCTGCGCCTGATTTGCAAAATCTGCGTTGCCGTTTATGTAAATCGGTGCATGTGGTGTGCCTTTTGCTTCCGTTCCAGCACTTGTAGCCCGCAGTTGTCCCACACCACTCAGATACAAACTGAATATTGAGAATTTGGCATTCTCGCACCGCAACGCATTGTCCAGTTTGCACTCCATATTCTGCCAGTCAATCATGTAGAAGTAAACTGCGTAGTCCTCGCCGATGCCAAGCAAGCTCTTGCCCGCCAATGTCTCCACCTGCTTTCCATTTGTTGCTGCAGCCACACTTTCTCCAATCACCCATGTCCACTCCTGCTGCACCACACCAGCAAAACTCAAAACACGGCTTGCCTCAATTTTTCCATTCTTGCCCAGAATTTCTATGGCCTTCTCTGCACCCACTGCGAAATTCGGAGAGGGTTTGAAGCCAGTTGCTGCGTTATTGTCCGTGTCCACAAACACATAGGCCACATCCCTGCCATTTGCGTTTGGTATTGCCGTTTCCCTATGGTTTGCCACATACACTGGATTATCCGAGGGGGCTTCAACAATGTATCTGCCATCGCCAGCGAGCAGATTACCATACACCTTCGCATAAAACGCCACATTCTTGCCCGTTTCTGCAGTTGCATACTCAGCAATGTCAATGTTCTCTGGCACGCTCACATCTCTTGCCTTCGTGGTCTTTTCAACGCCTTGCCAGTCCTCAAAACTGCCATCTATTTTGATGGCACCAGCATTGCTGCTTTGCCATGTGAGAAACGCAACAACACTTAGCACAAGCATTGCAAGCACAAAAACAGCCAGAACTTTGCCATGATTTGGTTTTTCCTTCAATTTTCTTCCAGCCCTATATCCGTTTCCGTTGGTGAATCCATTTGTCAACCCGTTTGTAAAACCACGGGTGTTGTCTCTGCCATTCCTCAATCCTATACTTTTTGTAGTTTTACTTTTCAATTCCAATGTCTCACCGAATACAGTAAAATAAGTTCTGATATATAAACTTTTAAGGTTAGCAATCACTAAATAAAATAAGAATGACAGGATTTTGCTATATGTACACATTTGAGAAATCTATATCTATACCGACAGTTTGGGGACATTGGTGATTGTATGATACCACAGGCAAAGCCAGCAATTGGCGAGGAAGAAATCAACGCAGTGAGGGAAGTTTTGTTGAGCGGGAATCTTGCACAGGGTAAACTCGTTAAACAACTGGAGGAGGAATTTGCAAGATACATGGGAGTAAAGCATGCGATTGCTGTTGCAAATGGCACCTGTGCCCTGGAAATTGCACTTATGAGTGCAGGAATAAAGAAAGGTGAGGAAGTTATCACCACACCGTTTACATTTGTGGCTACTACAAACGCAATCTGCATGATGGGGGCAAAGCCAGTTTATGCAGACATTGAACTTGATACTTTTAACATCTCACCTGCCTCAATAAGGAACCTCATCACAAAGAAAACAAGGGCGATACTGCCTGTGCATCTATATGGACTTCCAGCTAACATGGATGAAATAATGAAAATTGCATCAGAACACAACCTTCTTGTGGTTGAAGATGCCTGTCAGGCCCATGGAGCTACTGTGAATGGAAAATTTGTGGGAGGAATTGGACACATAGGTGCTTTTAGTTTCT is a window of Thermoplasmata archaeon DNA encoding:
- a CDS encoding right-handed parallel beta-helix repeat-containing protein, translated to MELKSKTTKSIGLRNGRDNTRGFTNGLTNGFTNGNGYRAGRKLKEKPNHGKVLAVFVLAMLVLSVVAFLTWQSSNAGAIKIDGSFEDWQGVEKTTKARDVSVPENIDIAEYATAETGKNVAFYAKVYGNLLAGDGRYIVEAPSDNPVYVANHRETAIPNANGRDVAYVFVDTDNNAATGFKPSPNFAVGAEKAIEILGKNGKIEASRVLSFAGVVQQEWTWVIGESVAAATNGKQVETLAGKSLLGIGEDYAVYFYMIDWQNMECKLDNALRCENAKFSIFSLYLSGVGQLRATSAGTEAKGTPHAPIYINGNADFANQAQQNGWPGDGTTRNPYVIENYDINGYGGSYCIWVSNTDVYFVIQYCYLTNATLNITDPYGAGIAISNVTNGRIQNNICTNCRYGIYAYSGSFSNIISGNTLWNNAYYGVSVENSFQITVEDNVVMSTTYGIALMYAQYTQVIDNNVTGTTTGVYSSESVYNTITLNKLSENSYGIYFSFSANNSISQNTITANSFANIYLTSSNSNTITNNIILQGGSYGIYMSSSMNNQMTNNNISQNNYGTFLKTNSKNNLISYNRICNNTNYGVYLTDSGTTGNTIHHNHFIGNRGASRGVSGSCQAYDAVTGNKWNLSLEGNYWSNWDRRNWGTSAAYPIDGSGGAADFYPISNRKIRDAIRIESDTDFTLANGVISGDGTSSRPFVISGWEIDAAGGEYCVYVANTTSYWVLVDSLLYNATTTEGAAIILYNTANGNISSSYIQSSYTGMLMDSTSAYKIYNNNISENARFGIKLINNSQQNEITYNNFANNTDYAINITFGSIDNVISCNNFWNNKQTKGVSGTPQMYDENPPTNGNTIVDNFWSNWDDSTPGYPIDGGAGVEDASPEAAPVPESTLVWAMLTGMLSFYALRLGKERKEKKKH